One [Clostridium] saccharolyticum WM1 DNA segment encodes these proteins:
- a CDS encoding glycine--tRNA ligase, which produces MEKTMEKIVGLAKSRGFVYPGSEIYGGLANTWDYGNLGVELKNNVKKAWWQKFVQESPYNVGVDCAILMNSQTWIASGHLGGFSDPLMDCKACKERFRADKLIEDYMAENNLTVEGSVDAWSQEEMKNYIDEKNICCPSCGKHDFTDIRQFNLMFKTFQGVTEDAKNTVYLRPETAQGIFVNFKNVQRTSRKKIPFGIAQVGKSFRNEITPGNFTFRTREFEQMELEFFCEPETDLEWFAYWKEFCINWLKTLGIKDDEMRVRDHEKEELSFYSKATSDIEFLFPFGWGELWGIADRTDYDLTQHQNTSGQDLTYFDDEKKERYVPYVVEPSLGADRVTLAFLCAAYDEEEIAEGDVRTVLHFHPAIAPVKIGVLPLSKKLNDGAEKVYEELCKYYNCEFDDRGNIGKRYRRQDEIGTPFCVTYDFDSEEDFAVTVRDRDTMDQVRVPIAELKSYFEDKFRF; this is translated from the coding sequence ATGGAAAAAACAATGGAAAAGATAGTGGGACTTGCAAAGTCAAGGGGATTTGTATATCCTGGTTCCGAAATTTACGGCGGCCTTGCCAATACCTGGGATTACGGCAATTTAGGTGTAGAACTGAAGAACAATGTAAAAAAAGCATGGTGGCAGAAATTTGTTCAGGAGAGTCCCTACAATGTGGGCGTGGACTGTGCCATATTGATGAATTCCCAGACCTGGATTGCTTCCGGACATTTAGGCGGCTTTTCTGACCCTCTGATGGATTGCAAGGCATGCAAAGAGCGTTTCCGTGCAGATAAGCTGATTGAAGATTATATGGCTGAAAACAACCTTACGGTGGAAGGCTCCGTGGATGCCTGGTCTCAGGAAGAGATGAAAAACTACATCGATGAAAAGAATATCTGCTGCCCAAGCTGCGGAAAGCATGATTTTACAGATATCCGCCAGTTCAATTTAATGTTCAAAACCTTTCAGGGAGTGACAGAGGATGCCAAGAACACTGTTTACTTAAGGCCTGAAACCGCCCAGGGTATTTTTGTAAACTTCAAGAATGTTCAGAGAACCTCCCGGAAGAAAATTCCATTTGGAATCGCACAGGTGGGTAAATCCTTCCGCAATGAGATCACACCTGGAAACTTTACCTTCCGCACCAGGGAATTTGAACAGATGGAGCTTGAATTTTTCTGTGAACCGGAAACGGATCTGGAATGGTTTGCATACTGGAAAGAATTCTGTATCAACTGGCTGAAGACTCTGGGGATCAAGGATGATGAGATGCGTGTCAGGGATCATGAGAAGGAAGAGCTTTCCTTCTACAGCAAGGCGACCTCTGACATTGAATTCCTGTTCCCGTTTGGCTGGGGCGAATTATGGGGAATTGCGGACAGAACAGATTATGACCTGACACAGCACCAGAACACCTCCGGACAGGATCTCACTTATTTTGATGACGAAAAAAAGGAGCGGTACGTACCCTATGTGGTAGAGCCGTCTCTGGGAGCTGACCGTGTGACCCTTGCATTCCTATGTGCCGCATACGACGAGGAGGAAATCGCAGAAGGGGATGTGCGTACCGTACTTCACTTCCATCCTGCCATTGCTCCTGTAAAAATCGGGGTACTGCCTCTTTCCAAGAAGCTGAACGATGGTGCAGAAAAGGTATATGAAGAGCTTTGCAAATATTATAACTGTGAATTTGATGACAGAGGCAATATTGGAAAGCGTTACAGAAGGCAGGACGAGATCGGGACTCCGTTCTGTGTTACCTATGATTTTGATTCAGAAGAGGACTTTGCAGTAACCGTACGCGACCGTGACACCATGGATCAGGTAAGAGTTCCCATTGCTGAACTGAAAAGCTATTTTGAAGATAAGTTCCGTTTTTAG
- a CDS encoding BMP family lipoprotein, giving the protein MKKRALALVMAVMMAATLSGCGSSKPDGGATTAAPAETTTAAEKTTETTAAASEKSENGYELALVTDLGTIDDKSFNQGAWEGMKKYAEENKISYKYYQPQEGTTDSYLETIGLAIEGGAKLVVCPGFLFEEPVFLAQEQYKDVHFILLDGEPHNADYSEFKTEANVMPILFQEDEPGFLAGYAAVKDGYTKLGFLGGMAVPAVIRYGYGFAEGADFAAKEMGIDNVEIMYNYTGAFAATPEAQSMAASWYQNGTEVIFGCGGAVGNSAMAAAEEKSAKVIGVDVDQSYESNTVITSAMKELSVSVYDGVKAFYDNAFPGGKTSIFSAKNNGIGLPMETSKFTKFTQQDYDAIFTQLKDGKIELVQPSKDNNNPTVDLKLEKTKITFVE; this is encoded by the coding sequence ATGAAAAAGAGAGCATTAGCATTAGTGATGGCGGTCATGATGGCTGCAACCTTAAGCGGATGCGGTTCATCCAAACCAGACGGCGGCGCAACAACTGCCGCACCTGCGGAAACCACCACCGCTGCCGAGAAAACAACAGAGACGACCGCTGCAGCCTCAGAAAAGTCTGAGAATGGGTACGAGCTTGCTTTGGTTACAGACTTAGGAACTATTGATGATAAGTCTTTTAACCAGGGTGCATGGGAAGGCATGAAGAAGTATGCAGAGGAAAATAAGATTTCCTACAAGTACTACCAGCCCCAGGAAGGAACCACAGATTCCTATCTTGAGACCATCGGCCTTGCCATTGAAGGCGGTGCCAAATTAGTTGTTTGCCCCGGTTTTTTATTTGAAGAGCCTGTGTTCCTTGCTCAGGAGCAGTACAAGGATGTACATTTCATCCTTCTGGATGGCGAACCCCATAATGCAGACTATTCAGAATTCAAAACAGAGGCTAATGTAATGCCAATCCTGTTCCAGGAAGATGAGCCAGGATTCTTAGCCGGCTATGCTGCAGTAAAAGACGGCTATACAAAGCTTGGTTTCTTAGGCGGTATGGCAGTACCTGCTGTTATCCGTTACGGTTACGGCTTTGCGGAAGGTGCTGACTTTGCAGCAAAGGAAATGGGAATTGACAACGTAGAAATTATGTACAACTACACAGGCGCATTTGCTGCTACTCCGGAAGCACAGTCCATGGCAGCTTCCTGGTACCAGAACGGAACTGAAGTGATCTTCGGATGCGGCGGTGCAGTCGGCAACTCTGCAATGGCTGCGGCAGAAGAAAAAAGCGCTAAGGTTATTGGGGTTGACGTAGACCAGAGCTACGAATCCAATACTGTCATCACCTCTGCTATGAAAGAGCTGTCCGTTTCCGTATACGACGGAGTTAAGGCATTCTATGACAATGCTTTCCCAGGCGGAAAAACCAGCATTTTCTCAGCTAAGAACAATGGTATCGGACTTCCTATGGAAACTTCCAAATTCACCAAGTTCACACAGCAGGATTATGATGCCATCTTTACCCAGTTAAAAGACGGTAAAATCGAACTGGTACAGCCTTCCAAGGATAACAACAATCCTACGGTTGACTTAAAGCTTGAAAAGACAAAAATTACCTTTGTAGAATAA
- a CDS encoding cupin domain-containing protein: protein MIPCNCFTCQSNCISDNTYLTWDANDYGPSPLVLNIVHDTLRNPTFRTTRWTGNHMQLTLMSIPADSNIGLENHSEVDQFIRVEAGEGLLLMGDSPYHLTFQQSVNENCAVLIPANTWHNIINTGNEPLKLYSIYAPIEHSFGTVHWTKADSDAEE from the coding sequence ATGATACCCTGTAATTGCTTTACCTGCCAGTCTAACTGTATATCGGACAATACTTATCTCACCTGGGATGCGAATGACTATGGGCCGTCACCGCTTGTGCTGAACATTGTCCACGATACCCTTCGAAACCCTACCTTCCGTACTACCCGCTGGACCGGAAATCACATGCAGCTTACTCTCATGAGCATCCCGGCAGATAGTAATATCGGCCTGGAAAATCATTCTGAGGTAGACCAGTTCATCCGAGTGGAAGCAGGAGAAGGACTGCTGCTTATGGGAGACAGTCCCTATCATCTGACGTTTCAACAATCTGTCAATGAAAATTGTGCCGTTCTCATCCCCGCTAATACCTGGCATAATATTATAAATACCGGCAATGAGCCATTAAAGCTATATTCCATCTATGCTCCCATAGAGCATTCTTTTGGTACGGTTCATTGGACAAAAGCGGATTCTGATGCAGAGGAATAA
- a CDS encoding ABC transporter permease has product MKPKQIKDHTGLLSSVFAIVLGLIVGLIILFLCNPKQALPGFATILSGAFTHGAKGVGQVFYYATPIILTGLSVGFAFKTGLFNIGTPGQFIMGGFGAVYVGILWTSLGPAHWVAALLASIILGAVWGLVPGLLKAYFNVNEVIASIMMNYIGMYLVNWIVKSYKPLFNNLRNESRNVAATANIPKMGLDKIFPGSSVNGGILIAIITVILIWILLNKTTFGYELKAVGFNRDASKYAGINEKKSIILSMMIAGAIAGLAGGLLYLAGTGKHIEIKDVLASEGFTGISVALLGLSNPIGVLFSGIFIAYLTAGGFYLQLLEFSTEIIDIIVAVIIYFSAFALMVKIILAKIQKQKAAKTEAEKEGGTKS; this is encoded by the coding sequence ATGAAACCAAAACAGATCAAGGACCATACAGGCCTTCTCTCTTCTGTCTTTGCCATTGTGCTGGGATTAATTGTAGGCCTGATCATTTTGTTCCTCTGCAATCCGAAACAGGCACTTCCCGGATTTGCAACAATTTTATCGGGGGCATTTACCCATGGAGCCAAGGGAGTCGGACAGGTATTTTATTATGCCACCCCCATTATCCTCACCGGTCTTTCCGTCGGATTTGCTTTTAAAACAGGACTGTTCAACATTGGTACTCCCGGACAGTTTATTATGGGCGGTTTCGGTGCCGTCTATGTGGGGATCCTCTGGACATCCTTAGGACCAGCCCATTGGGTGGCAGCTCTGCTTGCAAGCATTATCCTGGGTGCGGTATGGGGGCTTGTTCCCGGACTTTTAAAGGCTTATTTCAACGTGAATGAAGTAATCGCATCCATAATGATGAACTACATCGGCATGTATCTGGTAAACTGGATTGTAAAAAGCTATAAGCCCCTGTTCAATAACCTGCGCAATGAATCCCGGAATGTGGCGGCTACAGCCAATATCCCGAAGATGGGCCTTGATAAAATATTTCCTGGCTCCAGTGTAAACGGAGGGATCCTCATTGCCATCATTACGGTGATCCTGATCTGGATCCTTTTAAACAAGACCACCTTTGGTTATGAATTAAAAGCTGTAGGTTTTAACCGGGATGCCAGTAAATACGCCGGTATCAATGAAAAAAAGAGCATTATCCTGTCCATGATGATCGCAGGCGCGATTGCCGGACTAGCCGGAGGACTTTTATACCTGGCTGGCACAGGGAAACATATTGAGATCAAGGATGTGCTGGCATCGGAAGGCTTTACGGGGATTTCCGTTGCTCTGCTGGGCTTAAGCAACCCCATCGGAGTTCTCTTCTCCGGCATCTTTATTGCATACTTGACAGCCGGGGGCTTTTACCTGCAGCTTCTGGAATTTTCTACGGAAATCATTGATATTATCGTTGCAGTAATTATCTACTTCAGCGCCTTTGCCCTTATGGTAAAAATCATACTTGCCAAGATCCAGAAGCAGAAGGCTGCAAAAACAGAAGCAGAGAAGGAAGGAGGAACGAAATCATGA
- the ppdK gene encoding pyruvate, phosphate dikinase, with product MARKWVYLFTEGNASMKNLLGGKGANLAEMTNLGLPVPQGFTITTEACTQYYEDGEKINEEIMSQIMEHINKMEEITGKKFGDKENPLLVSVRSGARASMPGMMDTILNLGLNEEVVEVLAAKSGNPRWAYDCYRRFIQMFSDVVMEVGKKYFEELIDKMKEEKGITEDVDLTADDLKELANQFKAEYKEKIGADFPSDPKIQLMEAIKAVFRSWDNPRANVYRRDNDIPYSWGTAVNVQMMAFGNMGETSGTGVAFTRDPATGEKHLMGEFLMNAQGEDVVAGVRTPQKIDQLKDVMPEAYEQFIGICGKLEDHYRDMQDMEFTIEDRKLYMLQTRNGKRTAKAALKIACDLVDEGMISEEKAVKMIDPRNLDTLLHPQFDADALKKTEPIGKALAASPGAACGKAVFTADDAKAWHERGEKVVLVRLETSPEDIEGMKAAQGILTVRGGMTSHAAVVARGMGTCCVSGCSEIVMDEENKKFTLAGKEYHEGDWISLDGSTGKIYDGIIPTVDASIIGEFGRIMAWADKYRRLKVRTNADTPADAKKARELGAEGIGLCRTEHMFFEGDRIDAFREMICSDTVEAREAALEKILPVQQGDFEALYEALEGNPVTIRFLDPPLHEFVPTEEDDIKKLADAQGKTVAQIRSIIDSLHEFNPMMGHRGCRLTVTYPEIAKMQTKAVIRAAINVQKAHPDWNVCPEIMIPLICDEKELKFVKKIVVETADAEIAAAGSSLKYEVGTMIEIPRACLTADDIAKEAEFFCFGTNDLTQMTYGFSRDDAGKFLNAYYDTKIFENDPFAKLDQTGVGKLMETAIKLGKGVRPEMHVGICGEHGGDPSSVEFCHKIGLDYVSCSPFRVPIAKLAAAQAALSEK from the coding sequence ATGGCAAGAAAATGGGTTTATTTGTTTACCGAAGGCAATGCAAGCATGAAAAACCTGTTAGGAGGAAAAGGCGCCAATTTGGCAGAGATGACAAATTTAGGACTTCCTGTTCCCCAGGGATTTACCATAACAACAGAGGCTTGTACTCAGTACTATGAGGATGGCGAAAAGATCAACGAAGAGATCATGAGCCAGATCATGGAGCACATCAATAAGATGGAAGAGATCACCGGAAAGAAATTCGGAGATAAGGAAAATCCTCTTCTTGTGTCTGTTCGTTCCGGTGCAAGAGCATCCATGCCCGGTATGATGGACACCATCTTAAACCTTGGTTTAAATGAAGAAGTAGTGGAAGTTCTGGCTGCAAAATCCGGTAATCCACGATGGGCTTATGACTGCTACCGCAGATTTATCCAGATGTTCTCCGATGTTGTTATGGAGGTAGGGAAAAAGTATTTTGAAGAGCTCATCGATAAGATGAAAGAAGAAAAGGGTATTACAGAGGACGTGGATTTAACAGCGGATGATTTAAAGGAGCTTGCAAATCAGTTTAAGGCTGAGTATAAGGAGAAAATCGGTGCAGATTTCCCGTCAGATCCCAAGATTCAGCTCATGGAAGCCATCAAAGCGGTTTTCCGTTCCTGGGACAACCCGAGAGCAAACGTATACCGCCGCGACAACGATATTCCATATTCCTGGGGAACTGCCGTAAACGTTCAGATGATGGCGTTTGGTAACATGGGCGAGACCTCCGGTACCGGTGTTGCATTTACCCGTGATCCGGCAACCGGCGAAAAGCACCTTATGGGCGAGTTCTTAATGAATGCACAGGGCGAGGACGTAGTTGCCGGTGTCCGCACTCCTCAGAAGATCGACCAGTTAAAGGACGTTATGCCGGAAGCCTATGAGCAGTTCATAGGAATCTGCGGCAAGCTGGAAGACCACTACAGAGACATGCAGGATATGGAGTTTACCATTGAAGATAGAAAGCTTTACATGCTTCAGACCCGTAACGGCAAGAGAACCGCTAAGGCGGCTTTAAAGATTGCCTGTGACCTGGTTGATGAAGGCATGATCTCAGAGGAAAAGGCAGTGAAGATGATCGATCCGAGAAATTTGGATACTTTACTCCATCCTCAGTTTGATGCGGATGCATTAAAGAAGACAGAACCCATCGGAAAGGCTCTGGCAGCATCTCCGGGAGCTGCTTGCGGAAAGGCAGTATTTACTGCTGACGATGCAAAGGCATGGCATGAAAGAGGCGAGAAGGTAGTTCTGGTTCGTCTTGAGACTTCTCCGGAAGATATTGAAGGAATGAAAGCTGCTCAGGGTATCTTAACCGTGCGCGGCGGTATGACTTCCCATGCAGCCGTTGTTGCCCGCGGTATGGGTACATGCTGTGTATCCGGCTGTTCCGAAATCGTTATGGATGAAGAGAACAAGAAATTCACCCTGGCCGGCAAGGAATATCATGAGGGAGACTGGATTTCTCTTGATGGCTCCACAGGAAAGATTTACGACGGCATTATTCCTACTGTAGATGCTTCCATCATCGGAGAGTTTGGAAGAATCATGGCATGGGCCGACAAATACAGAAGACTGAAAGTAAGAACCAATGCAGATACGCCGGCTGACGCTAAGAAAGCAAGAGAGCTGGGTGCAGAGGGAATCGGTCTTTGCCGTACGGAGCATATGTTCTTTGAAGGAGACAGAATCGACGCATTCCGTGAGATGATCTGTTCCGATACTGTGGAAGCGAGAGAAGCAGCTCTGGAAAAAATTCTTCCGGTACAGCAGGGGGACTTTGAGGCATTGTATGAGGCTCTGGAAGGAAATCCTGTTACCATCCGTTTCTTAGATCCGCCTCTTCATGAGTTCGTTCCTACAGAGGAAGATGATATTAAGAAGCTGGCAGACGCACAGGGCAAGACCGTTGCTCAGATCAGGAGCATCATTGACTCCTTGCACGAGTTCAATCCAATGATGGGACATCGTGGATGCCGTCTGACAGTCACCTATCCTGAGATTGCTAAAATGCAGACAAAGGCAGTGATCCGTGCAGCCATCAACGTACAGAAGGCACATCCTGACTGGAATGTTTGCCCGGAGATCATGATTCCGCTGATCTGTGATGAGAAGGAATTAAAGTTTGTTAAAAAGATTGTTGTTGAGACAGCGGATGCTGAGATCGCAGCAGCAGGAAGCAGCTTAAAGTATGAAGTAGGTACCATGATCGAGATCCCAAGAGCATGCCTGACCGCTGATGACATTGCAAAAGAAGCAGAATTCTTCTGCTTTGGTACCAATGACTTAACTCAGATGACCTATGGCTTCTCCCGTGACGATGCAGGCAAGTTCTTAAATGCTTACTATGATACCAAGATCTTTGAGAATGACCCATTTGCAAAACTGGATCAGACCGGTGTCGGCAAGCTTATGGAAACAGCAATCAAGTTAGGCAAGGGAGTTCGTCCGGAAATGCATGTTGGTATCTGCGGCGAGCACGGCGGTGATCCTTCTTCCGTAGAGTTCTGCCATAAGATCGGTCTGGATTATGTGTCCTGTTCTCCATTCCGTGTTCCGATTGCAAAGCTTGCAGCAGCACAGGCGGCGCTTAGCGAGAAGTAA
- a CDS encoding ABC transporter permease — MNVIYFIFQQTMYFMIPLMIVALGAMFSERSGIINIALEGIMIMGAFTGILFIHFTGSSMSGQLQLIIAVLISMATGMVFSLFHAYASINMKSNQVISGTALNMFAPAFAIFIARVIQNVQQVQFNNTFRIASVPVLGKVPFFGPLLFQNAYITTYIGIAIFLLSAIVLYKTRFGLRLRSCGEHPQAADSAGINVYHMQYAGVLISGALGGLGGLVFVVPTSTNFNADVAGYGFLALAVLIFGQWKPVNIMLASLFFGLMKAIASAYSGIPFLNAIGIPSYFYKMVPYIITLIVLIFTSRNSQAPKAEGIPYDKGQR, encoded by the coding sequence ATGAACGTAATTTATTTCATATTCCAGCAGACCATGTATTTCATGATTCCTCTCATGATCGTAGCCTTAGGAGCCATGTTTTCCGAAAGAAGCGGTATCATCAACATCGCTTTGGAAGGAATCATGATCATGGGAGCCTTTACGGGGATCCTGTTTATCCATTTTACAGGCAGCTCTATGAGCGGTCAGCTCCAGCTCATCATTGCAGTGCTGATCTCCATGGCCACCGGTATGGTATTTTCCCTGTTCCACGCTTATGCTTCCATTAACATGAAGTCCAATCAGGTCATCAGCGGTACGGCTTTAAATATGTTTGCTCCCGCCTTTGCCATATTCATAGCCCGTGTTATCCAGAACGTGCAGCAGGTACAGTTTAACAATACCTTCCGCATTGCGTCTGTTCCGGTATTGGGAAAGGTTCCGTTCTTCGGCCCTCTCCTGTTCCAGAACGCCTATATTACCACTTATATCGGTATCGCTATCTTTTTGCTCTCAGCCATTGTCCTTTATAAAACCAGATTCGGCTTAAGGCTCCGGTCCTGCGGCGAGCATCCTCAGGCAGCAGATTCCGCCGGTATCAACGTATACCACATGCAGTATGCAGGCGTTCTGATTTCCGGTGCTCTTGGCGGGCTTGGAGGACTGGTTTTTGTGGTTCCTACCTCCACCAATTTTAATGCAGACGTAGCAGGATACGGATTCCTGGCTCTGGCCGTTTTGATCTTCGGTCAATGGAAGCCGGTGAACATCATGCTTGCCTCATTGTTCTTCGGACTTATGAAGGCTATCGCATCCGCTTATTCCGGAATCCCGTTTTTAAACGCAATCGGTATTCCAAGCTATTTTTACAAGATGGTACCTTATATTATCACATTGATTGTACTGATCTTCACCTCAAGAAACTCTCAGGCTCCTAAAGCAGAGGGCATTCCATACGATAAGGGACAGAGGTAA
- a CDS encoding MATE family efflux transporter has product MKKSNLLEEPVKKLFLRYLMPSISATLVTSIYILADTLMIGRGVGAIGIAALNLLLPLYSLFFGTGMLFGVGGGVLLSISKGKGDEHGAREYFTSALYMAALASVFYVASGHLLFDSVTKFLGRNETMDPYVREYGRILISGAPVFLFSSLLQSFVRNDRAPKTAMAAVISGGVTNVILDYIFIFPMNLGMAGAAAATVTGTCLTLAILLVHLFTRGSSLKIVLRVKGRKAGEILVNGLASFLLETCSGIVMFLFNRQLLAYVGDLGVVVYGIISNSALIVASINNGISQAAQPILAMNYGAGKTERLKETRRMGELAACFAGVVFAGAGMLFPALVTEAFVKPGDEILAMSVPAVRIYFLSFLPMGFNILFSTWFQSVLKPGNALLICLMRGLILSSVLVFLLPMAMGVNGIWAVMPAAELMTLAVCFILLKKQKSVLPENF; this is encoded by the coding sequence ATGAAGAAATCAAACCTGCTGGAAGAACCGGTGAAGAAATTGTTTTTAAGGTATCTGATGCCCTCCATCAGCGCCACGCTGGTCACCTCCATTTATATACTGGCGGATACCCTGATGATCGGACGGGGAGTAGGCGCCATCGGGATTGCTGCCTTAAATCTTCTCCTGCCCTTATACAGCCTGTTTTTCGGAACCGGTATGCTGTTCGGCGTAGGCGGAGGGGTGCTTTTATCCATTTCCAAGGGAAAGGGTGATGAACATGGGGCCAGGGAGTATTTTACGTCCGCCCTTTACATGGCAGCCCTGGCAAGCGTGTTCTACGTGGCCTCCGGGCATCTTTTGTTTGATTCTGTAACAAAATTTCTGGGTAGAAATGAAACCATGGATCCCTATGTGAGGGAATATGGAAGGATCCTGATCTCAGGGGCGCCTGTATTTCTTTTTTCTTCCCTTTTGCAGTCCTTTGTCAGAAATGACAGGGCACCTAAGACAGCCATGGCGGCAGTGATATCCGGAGGCGTCACCAATGTAATCCTGGATTATATTTTCATTTTTCCTATGAACTTAGGAATGGCGGGTGCCGCGGCAGCCACAGTGACAGGTACCTGCCTGACCCTTGCCATTCTCCTTGTCCATTTATTTACCAGGGGCAGCTCCTTAAAAATTGTCCTTCGGGTCAAAGGGAGGAAGGCAGGAGAGATCCTGGTAAACGGTCTTGCCAGCTTCTTACTGGAGACCTGCAGCGGAATTGTCATGTTTTTGTTCAACCGCCAGCTTTTGGCTTATGTCGGTGACCTTGGAGTGGTGGTTTACGGCATCATCTCCAACAGTGCCCTGATCGTCGCATCTATTAATAACGGCATCTCACAGGCCGCCCAGCCAATTCTGGCCATGAATTACGGGGCCGGTAAAACAGAGAGGTTAAAGGAAACACGGAGAATGGGAGAACTGGCCGCGTGCTTTGCCGGTGTGGTGTTCGCAGGAGCGGGAATGCTTTTCCCGGCTCTTGTGACAGAGGCTTTTGTAAAGCCCGGGGATGAGATTTTAGCCATGTCGGTCCCTGCTGTCAGAATTTATTTCCTCTCCTTTCTTCCCATGGGATTCAACATACTGTTCAGCACCTGGTTCCAGTCTGTGCTGAAGCCGGGAAATGCCTTGTTGATCTGCCTGATGAGGGGGCTTATCCTAAGCAGTGTTCTGGTATTCCTCCTGCCAATGGCAATGGGAGTAAACGGCATCTGGGCCGTCATGCCGGCGGCGGAGCTTATGACTCTTGCAGTCTGCTTCATATTACTGAAAAAGCAGAAATCTGTCTTGCCAGAAAATTTCTGA
- a CDS encoding ABC transporter ATP-binding protein — protein MDYIIEMLHITKEFPGIIANDDITLQLKKGEIHALLGENGAGKSTLMSVLFGLYQPEKGVIRVRGKDEKITGPLDANALGIGMVHQHFKLVENFTVLQNIVLGIETTKRGFLKMDDARKKVMDLSEKYKLFVDPDAIISDITVGMQQRVEILKMLYRDNEIMIFDEPTAVLTPQEIDELMQIMKDLVKEGKSILFITHKLNEIKAVADRCSVLRRGKYIGTVDVADTTPEEMSEMMVGRKVNLTVDKGPSKPGDVVLEVKDLSVEAKREGQTKKLVHDVSFQVKRGEIVCIAGIDGNGQTELIHAITGISDMSTGTVTINGEDMTKKSIRYKNTHGLSHIPEDRHKHGLVLDYNLAYNLVLQQYFEKEFQSSTFLKNDKIYEYAEKLIQDYDIRSSEGPFTTSRSMSGGNQQKAIVAREISKAPDILLAVQPTRGLDVGAIEYIHKQLIKQRDAGAAILLVSLELDEVMNLSDRILVIFEGGIVADLDPKNVTVQELGLYMAGAKKEGGKS, from the coding sequence ATGGATTACATTATTGAGATGCTTCACATCACAAAAGAATTTCCTGGTATCATCGCCAATGATGACATCACTCTTCAATTAAAGAAAGGTGAGATACACGCCCTGCTTGGTGAAAACGGTGCAGGAAAATCCACGCTCATGAGTGTCTTATTCGGCCTGTACCAGCCGGAAAAAGGCGTCATCAGGGTCAGAGGCAAGGATGAAAAAATTACCGGTCCTCTGGATGCCAATGCTTTGGGTATTGGCATGGTTCACCAGCATTTTAAGCTGGTAGAGAATTTTACCGTGCTCCAGAATATTGTTCTGGGCATTGAAACCACGAAACGCGGGTTCTTAAAAATGGATGATGCCCGTAAAAAAGTTATGGATTTAAGCGAAAAATACAAATTGTTTGTGGACCCGGATGCAATCATATCGGATATTACCGTTGGAATGCAGCAAAGGGTTGAAATCTTAAAAATGCTTTATCGCGACAATGAAATCATGATTTTTGACGAACCGACTGCGGTTCTTACTCCTCAGGAAATTGATGAACTGATGCAGATCATGAAAGACCTGGTAAAGGAAGGAAAATCCATCCTGTTCATCACCCACAAGCTCAATGAAATCAAGGCGGTTGCGGACCGCTGTTCTGTCCTGCGCCGCGGTAAATATATTGGAACGGTAGATGTTGCAGATACAACGCCTGAAGAAATGTCAGAGATGATGGTTGGCCGCAAGGTGAACCTGACCGTTGACAAAGGACCTTCCAAACCAGGAGATGTTGTGCTGGAAGTAAAGGACCTTTCTGTAGAGGCAAAACGGGAAGGACAGACAAAGAAGCTGGTACATGATGTTTCCTTCCAGGTAAAGAGAGGCGAAATCGTCTGTATCGCCGGTATTGACGGCAACGGCCAGACAGAGCTCATCCATGCCATCACCGGCATTTCTGACATGAGCACCGGTACTGTCACCATTAACGGGGAAGACATGACCAAAAAGAGCATTCGCTACAAAAACACTCATGGATTGTCCCACATACCGGAAGACCGCCACAAACACGGTCTTGTTCTGGATTATAACCTGGCTTATAACCTGGTCCTTCAGCAGTATTTTGAAAAGGAATTCCAAAGCAGTACGTTCCTAAAGAATGATAAGATTTATGAATACGCGGAAAAGCTCATCCAGGATTATGATATAAGAAGCAGCGAAGGCCCCTTTACCACCAGCCGCAGTATGTCAGGCGGTAACCAGCAAAAGGCCATCGTGGCCCGGGAAATCTCAAAAGCTCCTGACATTCTTCTGGCCGTTCAGCCTACCAGAGGCCTGGACGTGGGTGCCATTGAATACATCCACAAGCAGCTGATAAAGCAAAGAGATGCGGGAGCCGCTATCCTTCTGGTATCTCTGGAATTAGATGAAGTCATGAATTTAAGCGACCGGATTCTGGTTATATTTGAAGGCGGAATCGTAGCCGACTTAGATCCCAAGAACGTCACGGTTCAGGAATTGGGTCTTTATATGGCAGGCGCAAAGAAAGAAGGTGGCAAATCATGA